One window of the Diospyros lotus cultivar Yz01 chromosome 12, ASM1463336v1, whole genome shotgun sequence genome contains the following:
- the LOC127814092 gene encoding eukaryotic translation initiation factor 4G-like isoform X1, which translates to MSLNQSRAERSDSSQYRPSGRSGSSAQPRNLSSGSRKGGGTAPPPSSSSVNSTLTSNRSVSLKKSNNAQGGQSRVGAVSGNLDAHNASAARTLQNGSQLQPPVQAADAPEPAKPTTDTATQRSTQPIPNVPSSQTAANTSDTTPATPAKGDASRPFALQFGSISPGLVQIPARTNSAPPNLDEQKRDQARHSSSRAVSTFPVPAAPKHQMPRRDGGAGEQSGSGEAHQISKPRRDVQVSAAPPVTQTQKGPFLSMPGVSMPMPFHQPQIPVQFGGPNPQIQSQGVTAASMPVPMPVPLPMRNPPPLQQQVFVPALPPHPMQPQGMMHQNQGLNFTPQMGPQLPSQLGNLGISMSSQFTQQQTGKLGPSRKPVKITHPDTHEELRLDRRADTFVDSGSSGPRTHPNVPQSQSSTSVPPHHPVSYYPNSLYFTRPSSVPLTSSQIHPSPQVPRFSYAVSQGPQSVSFMNPSGHISYSNKSSAPVHNSAEQSSLERSLDVHSAISSVTSASVQVTIKPAAGSHVDKIAESSHGISSHSVEKGESPKFLQKHGETISVHLQKDLDNSVESAHQPDPDSKQTSSVLPVSNKQTSAATPSAEVHTVTDSLASSPPVSLENSTSVTQSSEGRRRETFGRSDSVNYQEKKQIKEEHSQPQEQVSGGVTSISRLPSQSVESSAAYNSVTTMPIDAMTTTALSSTSGDIVESTGESLTGHSAATPDADSDRKGSICEFKTVGTVVTVDTNSDHHPRKNDPSQQDECLKSEIMGTNEQELMLTEGCKHEKNSSEIYSVSVSLKSLETVNHMEGESIVNIASNSNEVGPPEIAQKTLEEPVDCCRKDDLMADKLDISTPLVPDATNLKFSSSSTNLSTSPDIKPSASDQSLYGSDNFGSREGVSMPPLKHEGKGSEDIHTDFVSLPSAGSKDKPVPELSSSKSNGSRGKKKWKETLQKADAAGTTSDLYMAYKASEGKKEIVASSEVMASASSINSKQVQSDPQVDVALSEKCGLGKAEPDDWEDAADMSTSKLETVDDEKQVHVELEHYEVDQNGATAKKYSRDFLLKFSSQCTDLPEGFEIASDIAEALVGSNVNASRESFPSPGRIIDRQSGGSRPDRRGIGMGEDDKWSKSSGPIVSGRDPRIEGFGGNFRPGQGGNYGVLRNPRAQAPAPYAGGILSGPMHSLSTQGGMQRNSLDSDRWQRASGFQKGLIPSPQTPLQVMHRAEKKYEVGKVSDEEEAKQRQLKGILNKLTPQNFEKLFEQVKAVNIDNVVTLTGVISQIFDKALMEPTFCEMYANFCYQLAGVLPDFSENNEKVTFKRLLLNKCQEEFERGEREQEEADRADQEGEVKQSEEEREEKRIRARRRMLGNIRLIGELYKKKMLTERIMHECIKKLLGQYQNPDEEDIEALCKLMSTIGEIIDHPKAKEHMDFYFDMMAKLSNNMRLSSRVRFMLKDSIDLRKNSWQQRRKVEGPKKIEEVHRDAAQERHMQAGRLARGPGINSSGRNRQPVDFAPRGSSTISSSNAQVGSFRGLATQLRGFGTQDFRTEDRHSFENRTLSVPLPQRPINEDSITLGPQGGLARGMSIRGQPSTPNIPLTDVPSPADARRTTTGLNGYSSGSERTAYGREDPVPRFIPDRFVGSSSEQSSVQDRHFNHGNRDPRNGDRLVDKPLPIPPTVHGQGPNVTQNASPDKVWSEDRLRDMSIEAIKEFYSAKDEKEVALCVKDLNAPSFYSAMVSIWVIDSFERKDKDRDLLAKLLVNLSESRDGMLNQDHLMKGFEFVLNTLEDAVNDAPRAGEFLGRILAKVILENVIPFPEIGQLIYEGGEEQGRLVEIGLAAEVVGTILETIKSDKGESAVSEIRTSSSLKLEKFRPPDAKKSWRLDKFI; encoded by the exons ATGTCCCTCAATCAATCAAGGGCTGAGAGGAGCGATTCATCACAGTACAGACCATCGGGCCGATCAGGGAGCTCCGCCCAGCCGAGGAACCTCTCAAGCGGTAGCCGGAAGGGCGGCGGCACCGCCCCTCCACCATCTTCGTCTTCTGTCAATTCGACTTTGACGTCGAATCGAAG TGTTAGCCTTAAGAAGTCTAACAATGCACAAGGAGGGCAATCTAGGGTGGGTGCTGTAAGTGGCAATTTAGATGCTCATAATGCTTCTGCTGCTCGGACTCTACAAAATGGTTCTCAACTGCAACCACCAGTACAAG CAGCTGATGCTCCAGAACCTGCCAAACCAACAACTGACACAGCTACTCAAAGAAGTACCCAACCTATTCCAAATGTTCCATCTTCTCAGACTGCAGCTAACACTTCTGATACCACTCCTGCAACCCCTGCAAAGG GAGATGCATCTAGGCCGTTTGCTCTTCAATTTGGGTCCATAAGTCCTGGTCTCGTGCAG ataccTGCTAGAACTAACTCAGCACCACCAAATTTGGATGAGCAGAAACGTGACCAG GCACGTCATAGTTCTTCAAGAGCAGTGTCAACATTCCCAGTTCCAGCTGCTCCTAAACATCAAATGCCAAGGAGGGATGGAGGTGCTGGGGAGCAATCTGGGTCTGGTGAGGCCCATCAAATTTCCAAGCCCAGAAGAGATGTTCAAGTTTCAGCTGCACCCCCTGTAACCCAAACTCAGAAGGGTCCATTTCTTTCTATGCCTGGTGTTTCCATGCCAATGCCGTTTCACCAGCCACAGATCCCTGTTCAATTTGGTGGCCCCAATCCGCAGATTCAGTCTCAGGGTGTGACAGCTGCTTCAATGCCAGTGCCAATGCCAGTACCATTGCCCATGAGAAATCCTCCTCCACTGCAGCAGCAAGTATTTGTTCCAGCTCTGCCGCCCCATCCGATGCAGCCTCAGGGCATGATGCATCAAAATCAGGGCTTGAATTTCACACCTCAAATGGGTCCTCAGCTGCCTTCTCAGTTGGGCAATTTGGGAATTAGCATGAGCTCCCAATTTACACAACAGCAGACGGGAAAACTAGGTCCCTCTCGTAAACCTGTCAAAATTACTCACCCAGATACGCATGAAGAGTTGAGGCTTGATAGGCGAGCTGATACATTTGTGGATAGTGGATCATCGGGCCCAAGAACACATCCTAATGTGCCACAGTCTCAGTCTAGTACATCTGTTCCACCTCATCATCCTGTCAGTTATTACCCTAATTCCCTCTATTTTACTAGGCCAAGTTCTGTTCCCCTAACTAGTAGTCAGATTCATCCCAGTCCTCAGGTGCCAAGATTTAGCTATGCTGTTAGCCAGGGCCCTCAATCTGTATCATTCATGAACCCATCTGGTCACATCTCCTATTCCAATAAAAGTAGTGCTCCAGTGCATAACAGTGCTGAACAGTCAAGTTTAGAGCGTTCTCTTGATGTTCACAGTGCAATATCTTCTGTAACCTCTGCGTCTGTGCAGGTGACAATCAAACCAGCTGCTGGGTCACATGTTGACAAGATTGCTGAATCATCACATGGAATTAGCTCACACTCTGTTGAAAAGGGTGAATCACCTAAGTTCCTCCAGAAGCATGGGGAGACTATTTCAGTTCATCTCCAAAAGGATTTGGATAATTCTGTAGAAAGTGCACATCAGCCAGACCCTGATTCCAAACAGACCTCATCTGTGTTGCCTGTGTCAAATAAACAAACTAGTGCAGCAACTCCGTCTGCTGAGGTGCACACTGTGACTGATTCATTGGCATCTTCCCCTCCTGTTTCTCTTGAGAACTCCACATCAGTGACCCAAAGTTCTGAAGGCAGAAGAAGAGAAACATTTGGTAGGTCTGACTCCGTTAATTATCAAGAGAAGAAGCAGATCAAGGAAGAACATTCTCAACCTCAGGAGCAG GTTTCTGGAGGAGTTACCTCTATTTCTAGGTTGCCTTCTCAGTCCGTGGAATCATCTGCTGCTTATAACAGTGTAACTACCATGCCCATAGATGCTATGACAACCACTGCATTGTCAAGCACCAGTGGGGACATTGTGGAATCTACCGGGGAATCATTGACTGGCCACAGTGCTGCCACTCCTGATGCTGATAGTGATAGGAAAGGCTCCATATGTGAGTTCAAAACAGTTGGCACTGTAGTAACTGTTGACACCAATTCTGATCACCATCCTAGGAAAAATGACCCTTCTCAGCAGGACGAGTGTCTAAAATCTGAAATCATGGGAACAAATGAACAAGAACTTATGTTGACTGAAGGGTGCAAGCATGAGAAGAATAGTTCTGAGATATATTCAGTATCTGTTTCTTTAAAATCCTTGGAAACGGTTAATCATATGGAAGGAGAATCTATTGTGAACATAGCATCTAACTCCAATGAGGTTGGACCCCCGGAAATTGCACAGAAGACTTTGGAAGAGCCCGTGGATTGTTGCAGAAAAGATGATTTGATGGCTGATAAGTTGGATATATCAACTCCCTTGGTGCCAGATGCTACAAATCTCAAATTTTCCTCCTCAAGCACCAATTTATCAACTAGTCCAGATATAAAGCCTTCTGCATCAGATCAGTCTCTCTATGGAAGTGATAACTTTGGCAGTAGAGAAGGTGTTTCAATGCCGCCCTTGAAACATGAAGGGAAAGGTAGTGAGGACATACATACTGATTTTGTTTCTCTTCCATCAGCAGGTTCAAAGGATAAACCTGTGCCAGAACTCAGTAGTTCAAAGAGTAATGGGAGCCGagggaagaagaaatggaaggagacTCTACAAAAAGCAGATGCTGCCGGAACAACTTCTGATCTCTATATGGCATATAAGGCTTcagagggaaagaaagaaattgttGCCTCTTCAGAAGTCATGGCCAGTGCATCTAGCATTAACTCTAAGCAGGTGCAATCTGATCCACAGGTTGATGTTGCATTGAGTGAAAAATGTGGTCTGGGTAAAGCTGAGCCAGATGATTGGGAAGATGCTGCTGACATGTCAACTTCAAAATTGGAAACTGTAGATGATGAAAAGCAGGTTCATGTAGAATTGGAGCATTATGAAGTAGATCAAAATGGAGCAACAGCAAAGAAATATTCTAGAGATTTCCTACTGAAATTCTCTTCTCAGTGTACTGATCTTCCAGAGGGTTTTGAAATTGCATCTGATATAGCAGAGGCCTTGGTGGGTTCTAATGTAAATGCTTCTCGTGAATCATTCCCTAGTCCTGGAAGAATTATTGATCGGCAATCTGGTGGATCTCGACCAGACCGTCGTGGGATTGGCATGGGTGAGGATGACAAATGGAGTAAATCATCTGGCCCTATTGTATCAGGACGGGATCCACGAATTGAAGGTTTTGGGGGTAATTTCCGACCTGGCCAAGGTGGCAACTATGGTGTCTTAAGGAACCCACGTGCACAAGCACCTGCTCCGTATGCTGGGGGGATACTATCTGGGCCAATGCATTCCCTGAGTACTCAGGGAGGTATGCAACGGAATAGCCTTGATTCAGATCGATGGCAACGAGCTAGTGGTTTTCAGAAAGGTTTGATTCCTTCCCCTCAAACTCCATTACAGGTAATGCACAGAGCTGAGAAGAAGTATGAAGTGGGTAAAGTATCAGATGAAGAAGAGGCCAAGCAGAGGCAGTTGAAAGGCATTCTTAATAAACTCACGCCACAAAACTTTGAAAAGCTTTTTGAGCAAGTTAAAGCAGTTAACATTGACAATGTTGTTACCCTCACTGGGGTGATTTCACAGATATTTGATAAAGCTCTGATGGAGCCTACCTTCTGTGAAATGTATGCAAACTTCTGTTATCAGCTTGCTGGTGTGTTACCTGATTTTAGTGAGAACAATGAAAAGGTCACTTTTAAGAGGTTGCTTCTGAACAAGTGCCAAGAGGAATTTGAAAGAGGTGAACGAGAGCAAGAAGAGGCTGATAGAGCTGATCAGGAAGGTGAGGTTAAGCAGTCAGAGgaggaaagagaggagaaaagaatCCGGGCAAGGAGACGAATGTTGGGAAATATTAGGCTCATTGGGGAACTGTACAAGAAGAAGATGTTAACTGAGAGAATAATGCATGAATGCATAAAAAAGTTGTTGGGTCAGTATCAAAATCCTGATGAGGAAGACATTGAAgctttgtgcaaattaatgagTACCATTGGAGAGATTATAGACCATCCCAAAGCCAAGGAACACatggatttttattttgatatgatGGCAAAATTGTCAAACAACATGAGGCTGTCTTCTAGGGTAAGGTTCATGTTGAAGGATTCAATTGATTTAAGAAAGAACAGTTGGCAGCAGAGAAGGAAAGTCGAAGGGCCAAAAAAGATAGAGGAAGTGCACAGGGATGCTGCCCAAGAACGGCACATGCAAGCTGGTAGGTTGGCACGGGGCCCAGGCATCAACTCATCAGGTAGAAACCGTCAACCAGTGGATTTTGCTCCTAGAGGGTCAAGTACGATATCTTCTTCAAATGCGCAGGTTGGTAGTTTCCGTGGATTAGCCACACAACTTCGTGGCTTTGGAACTCAGGATTTCCGGACAGAGGATAGACATTCTTTTGAGAATAGGACTCTCTCTGTGCCATTGCCTCAAAGACCCATCAATGAAGATTCTATCACACTTGGTCCCCAAGGTGGTCTTGCAAGGGGAATGTCCATTAGAGGACAACCATCAACACCGAACATTCCTTTAACTGATGTACCAAGTCCTGCAGATGCCAGAAGAACAACGACAGGTCTGAATGGTTATAGTTCTGGATCAGAACGGACAGCTTATGGAAGAGAGGATCCTGTTCCAAGATTCATCCCTGATCGGTTTGTTGGTTCTTCTTCTGAGCAGTCTAGTGTGCAAGATCGACATTTTAACCATGGGAACAGGGATCCAAGGAATGGAGATCGCCTAGTTGATAAGCCTCTACCTATTCCACCAACTGTACATGGTCAAGGACCAAATGTAACACAAAATGCTTCTCCAGATAAGGTGTGGTCAGAGGATCGCTTGCGAGACATGTCAATAGAAGCAATTAAAGAATTCTACAG
- the LOC127814092 gene encoding eukaryotic translation initiation factor 4G-like isoform X5, producing the protein MSLNQSRAERSDSSQYRPSGRSGSSAQPRNLSSGSRKGGGTAPPPSSSSVNSTLTSNRSVSLKKSNNAQGGQSRVGAVSGNLDAHNASAARTLQNGSQLQPPVQAADAPEPAKPTTDTATQRSTQPIPNVPSSQTAANTSDTTPATPAKGDASRPFALQFGSISPGLVQARHSSSRAVSTFPVPAAPKHQMPRRDGGAGEQSGSGEAHQISKPRRDVQVSAAPPVTQTQKGPFLSMPGVSMPMPFHQPQIPVQFGGPNPQIQSQGVTAASMPVPMPVPLPMRNPPPLQQQVFVPALPPHPMQPQGMMHQNQGLNFTPQMGPQLPSQLGNLGISMSSQFTQQQTGKLGPSRKPVKITHPDTHEELRLDRRADTFVDSGSSGPRTHPNVPQSQSSTSVPPHHPVSYYPNSLYFTRPSSVPLTSSQIHPSPQVPRFSYAVSQGPQSVSFMNPSGHISYSNKSSAPVHNSAEQSSLERSLDVHSAISSVTSASVQVTIKPAAGSHVDKIAESSHGISSHSVEKGESPKFLQKHGETISVHLQKDLDNSVESAHQPDPDSKQTSSVLPVSNKQTSAATPSAEVHTVTDSLASSPPVSLENSTSVTQSSEGRRRETFGRSDSVNYQEKKQIKEEHSQPQEQVSGGVTSISRLPSQSVESSAAYNSVTTMPIDAMTTTALSSTSGDIVESTGESLTGHSAATPDADSDRKGSICEFKTVGTVVTVDTNSDHHPRKNDPSQQDECLKSEIMGTNEQELMLTEGCKHEKNSSEIYSVSVSLKSLETVNHMEGESIVNIASNSNEVGPPEIAQKTLEEPVDCCRKDDLMADKLDISTPLVPDATNLKFSSSSTNLSTSPDIKPSASDQSLYGSDNFGSREGVSMPPLKHEGKGSEDIHTDFVSLPSAGSKDKPVPELSSSKSNGSRGKKKWKETLQKADAAGTTSDLYMAYKASEGKKEIVASSEVMASASSINSKQVQSDPQVDVALSEKCGLGKAEPDDWEDAADMSTSKLETVDDEKQVHVELEHYEVDQNGATAKKYSRDFLLKFSSQCTDLPEGFEIASDIAEALVGSNVNASRESFPSPGRIIDRQSGGSRPDRRGIGMGEDDKWSKSSGPIVSGRDPRIEGFGGNFRPGQGGNYGVLRNPRAQAPAPYAGGILSGPMHSLSTQGGMQRNSLDSDRWQRASGFQKGLIPSPQTPLQVMHRAEKKYEVGKVSDEEEAKQRQLKGILNKLTPQNFEKLFEQVKAVNIDNVVTLTGVISQIFDKALMEPTFCEMYANFCYQLAGVLPDFSENNEKVTFKRLLLNKCQEEFERGEREQEEADRADQEGEVKQSEEEREEKRIRARRRMLGNIRLIGELYKKKMLTERIMHECIKKLLGQYQNPDEEDIEALCKLMSTIGEIIDHPKAKEHMDFYFDMMAKLSNNMRLSSRVRFMLKDSIDLRKNSWQQRRKVEGPKKIEEVHRDAAQERHMQAGRLARGPGINSSGRNRQPVDFAPRGSSTISSSNAQVGSFRGLATQLRGFGTQDFRTEDRHSFENRTLSVPLPQRPINEDSITLGPQGGLARGMSIRGQPSTPNIPLTDVPSPADARRTTTGLNGYSSGSERTAYGREDPVPRFIPDRFVGSSSEQSSVQDRHFNHGNRDPRNGDRLVDKPLPIPPTVHGQGPNVTQNASPDKVWSEDRLRDMSIEAIKEFYSAKDEKEVALCVKDLNAPSFYSAMVSIWVIDSFERKDKDRDLLAKLLVNLSESRDGMLNQDHLMKGFEFVLNTLEDAVNDAPRAGEFLGRILAKVILENVIPFPEIGQLIYEGGEEQGRLVEIGLAAEVVGTILETIKSDKGESAVSEIRTSSSLKLEKFRPPDAKKSWRLDKFI; encoded by the exons ATGTCCCTCAATCAATCAAGGGCTGAGAGGAGCGATTCATCACAGTACAGACCATCGGGCCGATCAGGGAGCTCCGCCCAGCCGAGGAACCTCTCAAGCGGTAGCCGGAAGGGCGGCGGCACCGCCCCTCCACCATCTTCGTCTTCTGTCAATTCGACTTTGACGTCGAATCGAAG TGTTAGCCTTAAGAAGTCTAACAATGCACAAGGAGGGCAATCTAGGGTGGGTGCTGTAAGTGGCAATTTAGATGCTCATAATGCTTCTGCTGCTCGGACTCTACAAAATGGTTCTCAACTGCAACCACCAGTACAAG CAGCTGATGCTCCAGAACCTGCCAAACCAACAACTGACACAGCTACTCAAAGAAGTACCCAACCTATTCCAAATGTTCCATCTTCTCAGACTGCAGCTAACACTTCTGATACCACTCCTGCAACCCCTGCAAAGG GAGATGCATCTAGGCCGTTTGCTCTTCAATTTGGGTCCATAAGTCCTGGTCTCGTGCAG GCACGTCATAGTTCTTCAAGAGCAGTGTCAACATTCCCAGTTCCAGCTGCTCCTAAACATCAAATGCCAAGGAGGGATGGAGGTGCTGGGGAGCAATCTGGGTCTGGTGAGGCCCATCAAATTTCCAAGCCCAGAAGAGATGTTCAAGTTTCAGCTGCACCCCCTGTAACCCAAACTCAGAAGGGTCCATTTCTTTCTATGCCTGGTGTTTCCATGCCAATGCCGTTTCACCAGCCACAGATCCCTGTTCAATTTGGTGGCCCCAATCCGCAGATTCAGTCTCAGGGTGTGACAGCTGCTTCAATGCCAGTGCCAATGCCAGTACCATTGCCCATGAGAAATCCTCCTCCACTGCAGCAGCAAGTATTTGTTCCAGCTCTGCCGCCCCATCCGATGCAGCCTCAGGGCATGATGCATCAAAATCAGGGCTTGAATTTCACACCTCAAATGGGTCCTCAGCTGCCTTCTCAGTTGGGCAATTTGGGAATTAGCATGAGCTCCCAATTTACACAACAGCAGACGGGAAAACTAGGTCCCTCTCGTAAACCTGTCAAAATTACTCACCCAGATACGCATGAAGAGTTGAGGCTTGATAGGCGAGCTGATACATTTGTGGATAGTGGATCATCGGGCCCAAGAACACATCCTAATGTGCCACAGTCTCAGTCTAGTACATCTGTTCCACCTCATCATCCTGTCAGTTATTACCCTAATTCCCTCTATTTTACTAGGCCAAGTTCTGTTCCCCTAACTAGTAGTCAGATTCATCCCAGTCCTCAGGTGCCAAGATTTAGCTATGCTGTTAGCCAGGGCCCTCAATCTGTATCATTCATGAACCCATCTGGTCACATCTCCTATTCCAATAAAAGTAGTGCTCCAGTGCATAACAGTGCTGAACAGTCAAGTTTAGAGCGTTCTCTTGATGTTCACAGTGCAATATCTTCTGTAACCTCTGCGTCTGTGCAGGTGACAATCAAACCAGCTGCTGGGTCACATGTTGACAAGATTGCTGAATCATCACATGGAATTAGCTCACACTCTGTTGAAAAGGGTGAATCACCTAAGTTCCTCCAGAAGCATGGGGAGACTATTTCAGTTCATCTCCAAAAGGATTTGGATAATTCTGTAGAAAGTGCACATCAGCCAGACCCTGATTCCAAACAGACCTCATCTGTGTTGCCTGTGTCAAATAAACAAACTAGTGCAGCAACTCCGTCTGCTGAGGTGCACACTGTGACTGATTCATTGGCATCTTCCCCTCCTGTTTCTCTTGAGAACTCCACATCAGTGACCCAAAGTTCTGAAGGCAGAAGAAGAGAAACATTTGGTAGGTCTGACTCCGTTAATTATCAAGAGAAGAAGCAGATCAAGGAAGAACATTCTCAACCTCAGGAGCAG GTTTCTGGAGGAGTTACCTCTATTTCTAGGTTGCCTTCTCAGTCCGTGGAATCATCTGCTGCTTATAACAGTGTAACTACCATGCCCATAGATGCTATGACAACCACTGCATTGTCAAGCACCAGTGGGGACATTGTGGAATCTACCGGGGAATCATTGACTGGCCACAGTGCTGCCACTCCTGATGCTGATAGTGATAGGAAAGGCTCCATATGTGAGTTCAAAACAGTTGGCACTGTAGTAACTGTTGACACCAATTCTGATCACCATCCTAGGAAAAATGACCCTTCTCAGCAGGACGAGTGTCTAAAATCTGAAATCATGGGAACAAATGAACAAGAACTTATGTTGACTGAAGGGTGCAAGCATGAGAAGAATAGTTCTGAGATATATTCAGTATCTGTTTCTTTAAAATCCTTGGAAACGGTTAATCATATGGAAGGAGAATCTATTGTGAACATAGCATCTAACTCCAATGAGGTTGGACCCCCGGAAATTGCACAGAAGACTTTGGAAGAGCCCGTGGATTGTTGCAGAAAAGATGATTTGATGGCTGATAAGTTGGATATATCAACTCCCTTGGTGCCAGATGCTACAAATCTCAAATTTTCCTCCTCAAGCACCAATTTATCAACTAGTCCAGATATAAAGCCTTCTGCATCAGATCAGTCTCTCTATGGAAGTGATAACTTTGGCAGTAGAGAAGGTGTTTCAATGCCGCCCTTGAAACATGAAGGGAAAGGTAGTGAGGACATACATACTGATTTTGTTTCTCTTCCATCAGCAGGTTCAAAGGATAAACCTGTGCCAGAACTCAGTAGTTCAAAGAGTAATGGGAGCCGagggaagaagaaatggaaggagacTCTACAAAAAGCAGATGCTGCCGGAACAACTTCTGATCTCTATATGGCATATAAGGCTTcagagggaaagaaagaaattgttGCCTCTTCAGAAGTCATGGCCAGTGCATCTAGCATTAACTCTAAGCAGGTGCAATCTGATCCACAGGTTGATGTTGCATTGAGTGAAAAATGTGGTCTGGGTAAAGCTGAGCCAGATGATTGGGAAGATGCTGCTGACATGTCAACTTCAAAATTGGAAACTGTAGATGATGAAAAGCAGGTTCATGTAGAATTGGAGCATTATGAAGTAGATCAAAATGGAGCAACAGCAAAGAAATATTCTAGAGATTTCCTACTGAAATTCTCTTCTCAGTGTACTGATCTTCCAGAGGGTTTTGAAATTGCATCTGATATAGCAGAGGCCTTGGTGGGTTCTAATGTAAATGCTTCTCGTGAATCATTCCCTAGTCCTGGAAGAATTATTGATCGGCAATCTGGTGGATCTCGACCAGACCGTCGTGGGATTGGCATGGGTGAGGATGACAAATGGAGTAAATCATCTGGCCCTATTGTATCAGGACGGGATCCACGAATTGAAGGTTTTGGGGGTAATTTCCGACCTGGCCAAGGTGGCAACTATGGTGTCTTAAGGAACCCACGTGCACAAGCACCTGCTCCGTATGCTGGGGGGATACTATCTGGGCCAATGCATTCCCTGAGTACTCAGGGAGGTATGCAACGGAATAGCCTTGATTCAGATCGATGGCAACGAGCTAGTGGTTTTCAGAAAGGTTTGATTCCTTCCCCTCAAACTCCATTACAGGTAATGCACAGAGCTGAGAAGAAGTATGAAGTGGGTAAAGTATCAGATGAAGAAGAGGCCAAGCAGAGGCAGTTGAAAGGCATTCTTAATAAACTCACGCCACAAAACTTTGAAAAGCTTTTTGAGCAAGTTAAAGCAGTTAACATTGACAATGTTGTTACCCTCACTGGGGTGATTTCACAGATATTTGATAAAGCTCTGATGGAGCCTACCTTCTGTGAAATGTATGCAAACTTCTGTTATCAGCTTGCTGGTGTGTTACCTGATTTTAGTGAGAACAATGAAAAGGTCACTTTTAAGAGGTTGCTTCTGAACAAGTGCCAAGAGGAATTTGAAAGAGGTGAACGAGAGCAAGAAGAGGCTGATAGAGCTGATCAGGAAGGTGAGGTTAAGCAGTCAGAGgaggaaagagaggagaaaagaatCCGGGCAAGGAGACGAATGTTGGGAAATATTAGGCTCATTGGGGAACTGTACAAGAAGAAGATGTTAACTGAGAGAATAATGCATGAATGCATAAAAAAGTTGTTGGGTCAGTATCAAAATCCTGATGAGGAAGACATTGAAgctttgtgcaaattaatgagTACCATTGGAGAGATTATAGACCATCCCAAAGCCAAGGAACACatggatttttattttgatatgatGGCAAAATTGTCAAACAACATGAGGCTGTCTTCTAGGGTAAGGTTCATGTTGAAGGATTCAATTGATTTAAGAAAGAACAGTTGGCAGCAGAGAAGGAAAGTCGAAGGGCCAAAAAAGATAGAGGAAGTGCACAGGGATGCTGCCCAAGAACGGCACATGCAAGCTGGTAGGTTGGCACGGGGCCCAGGCATCAACTCATCAGGTAGAAACCGTCAACCAGTGGATTTTGCTCCTAGAGGGTCAAGTACGATATCTTCTTCAAATGCGCAGGTTGGTAGTTTCCGTGGATTAGCCACACAACTTCGTGGCTTTGGAACTCAGGATTTCCGGACAGAGGATAGACATTCTTTTGAGAATAGGACTCTCTCTGTGCCATTGCCTCAAAGACCCATCAATGAAGATTCTATCACACTTGGTCCCCAAGGTGGTCTTGCAAGGGGAATGTCCATTAGAGGACAACCATCAACACCGAACATTCCTTTAACTGATGTACCAAGTCCTGCAGATGCCAGAAGAACAACGACAGGTCTGAATGGTTATAGTTCTGGATCAGAACGGACAGCTTATGGAAGAGAGGATCCTGTTCCAAGATTCATCCCTGATCGGTTTGTTGGTTCTTCTTCTGAGCAGTCTAGTGTGCAAGATCGACATTTTAACCATGGGAACAGGGATCCAAGGAATGGAGATCGCCTAGTTGATAAGCCTCTACCTATTCCACCAACTGTACATGGTCAAGGACCAAATGTAACACAAAATGCTTCTCCAGATAAGGTGTGGTCAGAGGATCGCTTGCGAGACATGTCAATAGAAGCAATTAAAGAATTCTACAG